The following DNA comes from Brassica oleracea var. oleracea cultivar TO1000 chromosome C5, BOL, whole genome shotgun sequence.
GAAAGCAGATCTAAAACAAGGAGACTTGTTGAACTCTAGTAACCTTGTTTGCTCCCTTGCGTTTGACCGAGATGGAGAGTTTTTCGCTACTGCTGGTGTCAACAAGAAGATCAAGATCTTTGAATGTGATTCCATTGTTAACAATAACCAGGACATTCACTATCCGGTTGTGGAGTTGGCTAGCCGGTCAAAGCTGAGTAGTGTATGCTGGAACAGCTACATAAAGAGTCAGATTGCATCAAGTAACTTTGAAGGCGTTGTTCAGGTTAGTCTTTAGATTCTCCTTATTTATAATTGTTAAAAACCTTTTAAATTCATACATTTGTGGTATTAGATATGGGATGTTGGAAGAAGCCAGTTGGTTACAGAGATGAAGGAGCACAAGAAGAGAGTGTGGTCCATCAATATTTCATCAGCAGACCCGACTTTGCTAGCTAGTGGAAGCGATGATGGAACCGTTAAGCTATGGAGTATCAATCAGGCAATTCTAATTTGAAATGTCGGCTATTGAAAACTGAACCTAGTTTTCTCCAAATTTTTCAGACATGTTAATCCTCAGGATGTATGATTTTAAGAGTTTTTTTTTTGGTTTTGCAAAACGTTTTTTCAGGGAGCTAGCATTGGAACCATCAAGACAAAGGCCAATGTATGTTGTGTCCAGTTTCCATCAGACTCGGGGCGGTCTTTAGCATTCGGCTCTGCAGATCACAAAGTGTATTACTACGATCTTAGGAATCCCAAGATTCCTCTTAGCACAATGGTTGGTCATGGTAAGACAGTGAGTTATGTCAAGTTTGTGGATTCGTCTACTCTTGTGTCTTCTTCTACTGATAACACGCTGAAGCTTTGGGACTTATCCATGTCTGCCTCTGGTGTTAACGAAACGCCTCTTCATTCATTTGCTGGACACACTAATCTAAAGGTAACATCTGCTTTGTATACTCTCTTTTAAGTATCCAGTTTCTGAGAACACATGGTATGCTTGTTGCAGAACTTTGTTGGCTTATCGGTCTCTGATGGGTATATAGCTACAGGCTCAGAGACTAACGAGGTAAATGTTTGATCTTTTGACCGAGATTGTCACTTTAAACTTGATTGTCTGAGATTCTTTCTTTCTTGTTGTGGTTCAACTACAGGTTTTCGTGTACCACAAGGCATTCCCAATGCCGGTGATGTCGTACATGTTCAGCAACACTGACTCTACATCTGGTCTAGAAGTTGATGATGCCTCACAGTTCATATCTTCCATCTGCTGGCGAGGACTGTCGTCTACCTTAGTCGCTGCTAACTCCAATGGCAACATCAAGATTCTGGAAATGGTGGCGTGATGGTAGTTTCTTCTTGGCAAGAGATCTGTTTTGTTGGGAGTACTATAGGATAAAACAATTGTTACCAAAAAAAGAATAGGATTGTGTATAGAAAGGGAGGATACAAACATTGAATCTTTGTATTTGTATACTATGTTTATACATTGAAACATCTCAATAAAAAAAAAAAAAGATTATAATTTTTATTTAGTTTGCGAAATGGCTTCAAACAAGGAAAAAACTAATCTCCAATATGAGACCAGTAAGTGTCGTGGTATACAAGACATCTAACTCAATAATCAAAACAATGTCTAATAGTGTCTCTCTAAACCCTATATGTATATATATATTATATATGGTAAGAAACAGTCCAACTCTCCCTCCCTGGATTCGATTCCTCAATCTATTTACACTGATTAACTCTTGTTTTAGCCTCGTTGACTAACCTGTCCACTAGTCCCTGAAGCCTCTGAGCTCCAGCACCAGGCTTAATGTTAGCCACATCACCGACCTGGGAGCACTTTGGTTTCCCACCGCACCACCCACCAGGAGTAAAACCATCATCACCGTTTCTCCGTCCAAGCAACTCCTTATCGATCATATCGAGCACTTGGTCGTCTCTTTTGAACTTCCTAGCAAACGCAGCACCGCTGGATATCATCTGCGACGTGTCGTTGAGGGACAACACGTGAGGGTGCTGCTGCGGGGGAGTGTCCCATGAGATGTAGTGGAGGTCATGGTTGAGCGGGGTTTTTGAGAACTCGGGGACGTTGCAGATTACTGTTTGGAAGTAACCTTCTGGCGATGAGACGAAGTTGGTGTAGTACATTAGGAGAGTTCTTGGTAAGTTGTCCCATCCCCATATGCAGTACTCTACAAAGGGACGTGACAGAGCCATCCAAGCAGATCCTGTGACAACAAGAAGAGTTAAGAATCTTACAGCAACAATGGAGCTTCAAAGAGGACTGACTAACCAGTGAATAGTTTAAACGCAGTTGGCAAACTTCGACGAGGTGTGACCCAGTATATATCTGATTTGTTCAACATGTAGAGTCCAGGATCAATCATTACTGGCATTGCTCTCTTCTCCCTTCACAAAGTAAAAAAGGAACTAAGAACACAAAGAGAAAAGATTCAACTCAAGAACGTAAGAGAAGAAGAAAAAAAACTTACTCTTTCCAACCGAGATCACTTGTGTGTTCGATAAAGTTGAGGTTCCGGTCCAGAGTCGAAAACGTATGAAGCAGATCTTCAAACACAGAGAAGAGTGTCAGTAAGTTAATCAAACACAAGATATAAGACCAAATCTTTTTTTTTTTTTTAATTACCATCTTGTGTAACCAGGGGATAGTCTGAAGCACTGAGATTAATAAACCAATCCCAGTTAGCGCTTCTCTTAAGCAAAACAGCACAAGCGTGAAGTGTATTAGCCACCATCGTCGGTCCTCTATACGTGACAAGATTAGCCTTTGTTATCATATAGACATTCCCGGTTTTGGAATACATGGGATCCTTATTAATCCGAGAAGCCAGCTCTAGTCTCTCATCCACGGGAGACTCGAGATCCATGTGGACAACGTACTGGTTTCTCGGATGGTACACTGCTCTAAGCGTTCTCCAGAGCTTCTCCACGTCTCCTTTGGACCCGGAGACGAGGTACGCGAAACGAGGGAGCTTGTCTTCGTGAGGACGGGTTTGTTTAGCGACTTTGGACTCGGCGAAGTCGAGCTTGGTGGTTTGGTTTTTGGCGAGAGGGGAAGGGATGATGGAGAAAATGCCGTTGATTTTGCGGAGGGAGGAGACGAGGCCCATGTTGAAAGAGGTTGCGAGGAGGAAAACGCAGACGAGAGATGTGATGACGAGAGGGAATACCCATCTCTTCTCCACGTTTACTACATACCCCATTGCTGTGAAGCAGTGATCATGAGACGAGAAAACAAGCCCTTCTAGAAGAAAACCGTCAAGTGTATATTTGATTCACAGCTCTTCTTGAAAGTCTGAATCTTTTAGAATAAGCAAACAATCTCGAGTTCAGGCTCGATCAGACAGAGACAGTGAGAAACCTTGGTAGAGTTTTGAGAGCCACATATATAGTAAGAAGAAGATTTACTAAAACACGCACATTTAAGTTGCCAGATTCTCACGCAACATCAAAGCTCAAAGCTTGAGAACTACGACACAAATATAGAGATAATTAAAAATTAAGACGACAAGGCTCTCCACCCCATAAAAACATCTCCGGACTAGGATTCATCATCAACCAATCAATCAATAGGACATCTCAGCAGCTAGATTAACCTCATATTAAGCAACTTATTACAACTCTTTTTAAAACCTCTCAAAAGTGGCATTACCGATTACAAAAAAAAAAAGGAATATTTCTAAAAAGCCCTTCCCGTAGATTATATCCCTAAGATCAAGTTTTTTATTATCCATCCGTCGTGCATCAAATATAAGAACTATTCTCAAACACCACCGACACCATCAGAATCTCGAAGCTGCGATTTAGATCTAGCGCACTACAGAACATACTAAACTCAGACCCACCAATAACACCATATAAACAAATCTAGAGATTTAGATAAAGAGATCGAGAAACGAAAGCTTGACGGACGATAGAGATTAATGAGATGAAGAAACCTGGTTCGTTGCGTAGATCCTCTGTTTAATCTCGATGCAAAGGAAGCTTTTTTTTGTATGCGCTTTCTTGATGCTATACTTTTGTGCTCAAAGAACACGGGAACACTCCTGTGTCTGAGAGTAGTAAAGTTACATAGAAGAGATGAAGACAGACAGTGAGATCTCAATAAACAAAATAGAAAATTCAAACTTAACGATTTTTCTAACCTGGAAATTCGATGAGCGTGTGTGATACTCCCAATTCGTTGAAATTTTCTATTTTTATAAGTTTTAAACAAGAGAGAAAAAAATTTATTCATTCAGCAACTTTACTTTAGTCTCTCTGTTCCTTTATTACAGGAATCTACACGATTTTTGGTTTTAAAATTTTGATTAATTAAAACGCAGAAGACAAAGAAAAACTCTTTAATTATTCTCTGCAGTTTACACTAAGACCGTACAAGTAAGCTAATCAGAGGCCGGCACGTAACCAGACCCGCCATCCAATGGATGAATCAGATAGTATCTGTGGATCTGAGTGTAGAGGATTAGAACTCTTTCCCTTTTTATGACAAAACATATATTTATTGCGTAGCCAGTGTAACAGACACGTATGGTAATGTGAATGTGATAGCAACTCTCGTTTTCTTTATTTATTACTTGAGTGTGTATCTAGTAAAGAATTAATTAGATATTTACATGGAGAAGCGCTAAAAAAGTTTTTATCACAAAATATTAAATGTTATTTTGGTCATTTTAGTTTTTGAAAATTATTTTTGTGACATAAACTTAGAAATGTGCTATTTTTTTAGATCTGTCCATTTACATATGTAACGCAATTATTTTCACTTAGTCTGATAAAGTTTTTTGCCTTAGAAGTTGAATTTTTCATTAAATATTTACCAATGTAAGACAATTTAAATAAATTAGTGTAATTTTTTTAAAAAAATTGTAAACCCAAGAATAGTTGCTTTTTAAGTAGGGACCATAGCAAGAGTCTCCAGAAGTTTTTGCTTACACATGTGAATATAGCTGAATAATTTTTTTTTTGGCATTGGAATGCGACTTTAAGTTAATGTATGTTTGTTGCGCCGATTACGTGGTAACAAGTAACGCGCTTAACTAAGATCGACAGGCGCGTGGAGTGGTCACGAGATCATCGTTAAGTCGCAATGGGCTTCTAGTAACTTAGAATCTATTATACATCTCAATGTGAACTAAGGCCCATCGGTTCAAATCAATCGAGCCTTTATTTTCAATCCATATTTTACGGGGGTTTCTTTTTGTAAACCTGACGGGACATTTTTTAACACTAGTAACACATTATAATCTCTGATTCTATTATATAGGAAGTGGTGTACGCACGGAATTGTTGATAATTTTTTTTCTTGAAAAGTGTTTTTATTTTATTTTTATGTGTGTTATTTTGTCATCTTTATTAAAGGTAGCATAGTACACTATCAATAAATATTTAATTTGTAAATAAAATAATAGAAAATAGTAAAAATAATAAAATAATAAAAATTTAACTTATCATTAGTTGTGAATAAATTAAATATTTAAAATATATTTCTATTATTTTATTTATTTCTTTATTCATCTTGAATTTTAGTGAACAATAAAATATATTATCAAACTTCATATAATAATAGCTAGTGCGAAAAGGATTATATAGTCCACAATTATTTTATTTTACTGTTATTAACATTTTGGATATTGTAATTTTGTGGTCGTTTTTATTTGTTAAAAGCATTATTTAGTGTTTTTAGTGTGTTATGTAGTAGTAGGTGATAGGTTAATATATTTTATGTTTTTTTCCAGTAATGTATTGTTGTGTGCATAGTACTTGTTAGTAGTGAATTAAGCACATAATGTAAAAGCATATTGAATTTCAATAACTTTGCATTTATGCATTTGTCGATTTTAAGATTAATGGTTTCAACGTCAAAATTGTATTTTATTTTTGAACATTATAACTTTTAAGATGTTTTTCCTCTCCACATATTTTGGCCTTGAGCCGTCACCATCTCTGTTTTTCGTTTACCTTTCTAGTGTGTGGTGCTTTTCACCATCACCGGAAAAAGACTCACATCATGCTCTTGTTCTTCCTCGCCTTCTTCGTCGGTGAGATTATACGGATTTTTTTTTTAAATTGACTTTATGAGTTCTCAGTTGTGTGGTTGTTTCTCACAACGTTGCAGGTTTTTCCAATCAATATTGGTTGCTCCTCTTCTTCCTTAGATTTCAGCTGACGTTAGGAACTGCATCTCCTTGGGTTGGATCAGATTTTAGTCGTATTTGATGTTGTCTTCCTCGTCGTTGGCTTACCGTCAATAGTCCTTGCTCGTCTTGGTTTTCAAGATCTAGTTTTTGGGGATCTGACTTCTATGCTCTCTTTCATAGCTCGAGGACAGCTTCATAGTTTGCTGATTTTGTTTTGTCTCCCTTTCCCTCTCTATTTTCTCATCTCGTTGCAGCTTTCATCGCTGCTCACATCTCTTTTAGCTCTCCTTTTCACCATGCTTACCATTCCAGGTTTGAATATTGTTTTCGTTCGTGTATGCTATGTGGGCTTTGAAGGCTATTTCTGGTCTCAAGCTTATTCTCTGATTTTGCGGTGGTTGGTTTCTATTATCTCTCCCTCAGGTTGTTTCTCTTCTTCCCATGTTTCCTTTGGTATAGGTGTGCGGAGTTAGTCTCTTGGAACTTTGGTCTCTTCTATTAAGAGCTTTGTGTTTCTTCACTTGCATGGGCGCTTTGCATGTTCTTGTTTAGTTTGTGAGGTGTTTCTTACCTTTATTCTAGTGGTTGTGCTTCTAGTACTTTAGGCATGTATCTTCCTGCTTCTTGGTGACTTTGGCCTTCCGATTATTATTCTTCCTCTGGTCCGCTTTCTTGGTTCTTTGCGTTGGTGCTTGATCGCGCTTATTTTTGTTCGGAGGATTGCTTCGTTTCAGATTTTATCTTTCTATCCTTTTTTTTTATTTTTACTTGTTCTTGCCAAGACACTTTATGGTACAATGAGGTAAGTTAGTCTTCGCTCTTGATCTCCTTTCAGCTCTAGACCTCTATTGAATTAATGTTACTATGTCATTTTGTTTTACCTGAATAATGGAGGTTTTAGGTTTAAATTTTGTGTTGTGCACTAGTTTCTTATTTTTAGTTTGGTTATTTTATAACTTTAATAGTAAGATAAATATATAATTTGTAAAAGAAATAATAGAAAATAGTCAAAATAATAAAATGATGAAAGTTTATGCTATTTTAGTTGTGAATAAATTAAATATTTAAAATATATTTATATTATTTTACTTATTTTTAAATTTTAGTGACCAATAAAATAGATTCTCAAATTATAATGATACTTAGTAGGGGTTATTGGTTGGTGTATTTTGATAGATTTGAAAATCCAAACTAAATTTAGTTTTATTGGTTCTATGATTTTAAAATATGTATTGAAATCATGTGTTATTGGTTTAATGATTCATAAATTCTAATACAAATCAAGTGTTATTCAATCATACGGATTTACTAATAGATTTGATTTCATAATGGATTTGAATGGATTTACATGGATTTATTTGTTAAAAATACAAAGACACAAATCCGAGGGAAAACCTCCGGATTTGTAAATACTAATCAGAGAAAATTAAAAATTCAGATATTTTACTTGGATTTATAAATACTATATGGATTTCTAAATCAATCAAAATATATAAACATTAATGTAAGAAGGATTCGGTAGTGCACAATTAGAAAGTGATGAGACAAATTGTAATAATCTAAAAGAAAAATGATCTAAAATACAAAAAGAAAAAACATGACACATGTCAACAAACCTTTTTTCCACATGTCATATGAAGAGAACAAAGTCTACTTAATATATATAGATAGATAATGATCAATTACCTGTAACCAGTGATAGACTCGACATTAAAATTTAACGGGGTCAAAATATATAATATAAATGTAAAAAGTAGATATAGGGGCTATTGGGGGAATTGAACCCGAGTGTTATATCAGTGGTGCAGTTACACACCAATTTGTTGTTGATAACTAATGAACAAGGTTTACAAATCAAATTTATATACGTTTACTGGTGTCAACTGACCCCACATTCCCCACATTCTTTCGAGAGGTCCACCCCTGCCTGCAACATATGCTATATCGATGAAATCACTACACGGAAAATTATTCCACGATGAAGTTTTCTCTAAAACAGATCGACTGACAGTTCTTCATTTACGACATCCTCGGCAGACAAGTTCTCTCCACAGCAACAGACGACCACAACGAACGGCTCTACATATAGTACTCTGAAACTTTCGATAAGCTTTGAACCCCAGACATGGGTGTACAAGCATTTAAACCTTAACCACTAGACTAAGAAGTTTCCATAGTCTAGAGAGGTTGAGACTTTAAATTAAATCCAAAGTCTTTAAAGTTAAATAATTATCAATCAAACCTTAGAATTTCTAAAGTCTTTAAAGCATTCCTAAAACTTCTCAAAGCCACGATGACTGAATTTACTCTTCACATAAATTGTTGCGTAAAAGTTGTGACGTAAAAGGTTTTTAAAAACAACAAGCTATGGTTTTAGGTGTTTTCTAAAGTCACAGTCAGTTTTTAATGCCTAAAGTTTGTAAAAAAAATATTTGTAAAGTCAAAGCCATCACAGTTGCAAACAATCGGATCCTGAATAGTTTGAGCTGGTTCGTCCACTAGAAAGTAATTTTTTATTAGTAAATAAAAGCACATATTTAGTCTTAAATATTGATAAAAATGAAATCTAAAATAGATATTATGAATCGGTTAGTTTCCGGAAAAAACGTGTTTTTTTTCGTTTATGGCTCCAAAAAGATTTTGATCCCTCTCAGCTTGTAGCTCCGAAAAGATGGTTGTGTTGTTTTTGTTGGCTTATGTATTTCTGATCAAGTTATTATATAATCTAATAAAAAAAATTATATAATCTAATAAATGAAATCTAAAATAGATATTATGAATCTGTTAGTTTCCAGAAAGTGCGTGTTTTTTTCGTTTATGGCTCCAAAAATATTTTGATCCCTGTCAGTTTGTGGCTCCGGAAAGACGGTTGTGTTGTTTTTTGTTGACTTATGTATTTCCAATCAAATTATTATATAATCTAATAAATTAAATATGAAATAGATATTATGAATCGGTTAGTTTCCGGAAAGTGCGTGTTTTTTTCGTTTATGGTTCCAAAAATATTTTGATCCC
Coding sequences within:
- the LOC106294639 gene encoding xylosyltransferase 2; translation: MGYVVNVEKRWVFPLVITSLVCVFLLATSFNMGLVSSLRKINGIFSIIPSPLAKNQTTKLDFAESKVAKQTRPHEDKLPRFAYLVSGSKGDVEKLWRTLRAVYHPRNQYVVHMDLESPVDERLELASRINKDPMYSKTGNVYMITKANLVTYRGPTMVANTLHACAVLLKRSANWDWFINLSASDYPLVTQDDLLHTFSTLDRNLNFIEHTSDLGWKEEKRAMPVMIDPGLYMLNKSDIYWVTPRRSLPTAFKLFTGSAWMALSRPFVEYCIWGWDNLPRTLLMYYTNFVSSPEGYFQTVICNVPEFSKTPLNHDLHYISWDTPPQQHPHVLSLNDTSQMISSGAAFARKFKRDDQVLDMIDKELLGRRNGDDGFTPGGWCGGKPKCSQVGDVANIKPGAGAQRLQGLVDRLVNEAKTRVNQCK